In Labeo rohita strain BAU-BD-2019 chromosome 16, IGBB_LRoh.1.0, whole genome shotgun sequence, one DNA window encodes the following:
- the cpne4a gene encoding copine-4 isoform X2: MNNLNPVWKTFKTSLNSLCSGDHERILKCTVWDWDSNGKHDFIGEFQATFKEMRSAMDGRQVQWECINPKYKVKKKNYKNSGIVILNQCKIIKMHSFLDYIMGGCQIQFTVAIDFTASNGDPRNSCSLHYIHPYQPNEYLKALVAVGEICQDYDSDKMFPAFGFGARIPPDFKVSHDFAVNFNEDNPECAGIQGVVEAYQNCLPKIQLYGPTNIAPIIQKVANFASEEMHTKEAMQYFILLILTDGVITDMADTREAIVHASHLPMSVIIVGVGNADFTDMEMLDGDDGILRSPKGEPVLRDIVQFVPFRNFKHASPAALAKSVLAEVPNQVVDYYNSKGIKPKCPSEYESSRTFGH, encoded by the exons TGTACAGTGTGGGACTGGGACTCGAACGGAAAGCATGATTTCATAGGGGAGTTTCAGGCAACGTTCAAAGAGATGCGATCAGCGATGGATGGAAGACAG GTCCAGTGGGAATGCATAAACCCCAAATATAAAGTCAAGAAGAAGAATTACAAGAACTCTGGGATTGTCATTCTGAATCAATGCAag ATAATTAAGATGCATTCCTTTCTGGACTACATCATGGGTGGTTGCCAAATACAGTTTACA GTAGCGATTGACTTCACAGCATCTAATGGGGATCCTAGAAACAGTTGTTCGTTACACTACATCCATCCCTACCAGCCTAACGAGTATCTGAAAGCTTTAGTCGCAGTGGGGGAGATTTGCCAAGACTATGACAG TGACAAAATGTTCCCAGCGTTTGGCTTTGGTGCTCGGATACCTCCAGACTTCAAG GTCTCACATGACTTTGCAGTAAACTTCAACGAGGACAACCCAGAATGTGCAG GTATCCAGGGTGTGGTAGAAGCCTACCAAAATTGCCTTCCTAAGATCCAGTTGTACGGTCCCACAAACATTGCCCCGATCATCCAGAAAGTGGCTAACTTTGCCTCTGAGGAAATGCACACCAAAGAGGCCATG CAATACTTCATCCTGCTCATCCTGACGGACGGTGTGATCACAGATATGGCAGACACTAGAGAGGCGATCGTCCACGCCTCTCACCTGCCCATGTCTGTCATCATCGTGGGAGTGGGAAATGCGGATTTCACAGACATGGAAATGCTGGACGGCGATGACGGAATCCTGCGTTCGCCTAAAGGGGAACCAGTGCTGCGTGACATCGTACAGTTTGTGCCGTTCCGTAACTTCAAACAT GCCTCTCCTGCTGCTTTGGCAAAAAGTGTCTTAGCCGAAGTCCCAAACCAGGTGGTGGACTATTACAACAGCAAGGGGATCAAGCCCAAGTGCCCCAGCGAGTATGAGTCTTCCAGGACGTTTGGCCACTGA